CACAAGCTAGCTGGAACTAGTGAGAGTTCTGCTGTCGGGTTTTTTTGTCATCAAAACATGGAATCGAGGCATTATAATCACAAATTAAGATTTTTTAGAATTTTATGATACAGAAAATCGGCGTCGGATGCAGTACAAGACTTTGGGTCAGCTGCGCAGCCTAGTGGCGCGCGACTCTACCGTCAGCTGGGCAGCCGCAAGGGGCAGACATGTTTATTTATCAATCTTAGGCGGAAACGGCTAATTTCCCTTCCAGACAAGGTATGTTGTGAGTCTTGGAGTACTTAGGGCTATATATCCGGCCAAGATGACAACGATTTAAGCTTGTGGCTCTCTGGGGGTTTACCGGTAGATCAGGAGGTTTTGGAAGCGTGTGGGTAGGCTTGACCGGGAGATGTTGACTCGTCTCCCCGCTAGCTGGGATCCATTGCTAGTTCCTTCTAGCTGGGATCCATTGCTAGTTTCCTCAAGATGGGATCCACTGCTAGGCACCCCTACCTGGGATACCGTCTGTCCCATCTTTACCAACCTCTGGGAGTGCCTTGGATGCTAAACAGGTAAAAGTGACCGATTTTCGGCTTAAATTGGCTTGCCGTCTGTAGCTCCCTTGTCCTACCACGGGCTACAGTCTTAAGTTCCCACCATTCCCTTCTTCTGTATACAGTTCTCTGCTCCTCCGTAGCCCCCTTCCCCTTATcttagtcaccccccccccactcgccATAGAACCTCTGTGTTAGAGAATATGATTAACCAATATCAATTTCACTTTTAGTCTAGTTATTTAAATACACGAAACTGCAGCAAAACACACCATTACATTCGTGTTTCTGAACGTCATTCTGTCACGGTATGTAATCTGTTCTAGCGACTCTTTGAAACCTAAGTTCTTTGAACTTTGGTCTCTCCTTTACTCTTGCTGCAGGAGTTTTGGGGAGGGAGTTTAGGTAACTTTAAAACTCCGTAAATCTGGGCAGGAGCCTCGGTAAGTTAGCTTGAAGTTCAACGGTTCTGGTTagggaaaggaaaggaaaagaactatcaggagaaagcaccaagccattacaactatatagcccttgaaggagatcaggataaggatttgggatgggacgggtgggtgtgggagggggaaaggaatggtgcccaaccacttgaacggccggggattgaacgccgacctgcatgaagcgagaccgtcgctctaccgtccatcccaagagATTGGTAGCAATTGGATACTTTTAACCCGGGTTTCAGATCGCGAGAAAGGGTAGTTAATGTCTTGCTTGGAGGCTTGTGTTCCCCCTTTGGCCTGTTCTCCTGTCCCCCCAGCCTTCTGTAGTGCAGGTTCTTGCTCGTCCTGGCCTGTTATCCGTCCCTGGCCTTCCCCTGTCTGATGTTACAGCCCTTCGTCCCTGTCTGACATTGCAGCCCTCTCTCCCTGTGGAGGTACTCATGCTAGCCTGCCTTACCCATGACAGAATTTCATTAAGAGAACTGATTCCCTCGGGCGTCGCATGTTGTTCCAAGTGTTCAGGTCCCAAGCCGTAACGGTGTTGCAGAGGAAACACTGCATTATGTACGTAGAGGGCAGGGGTGAGCAACGCTTCTCTCAGGGGGATGAAGTGTATGGGCAAAGCTTCCCATACATTAACACACGTATGTACGAATACATATCGGTGGTCGTTCACAGTGATGATTCCAGTGATTGTGTTCACTGAAAATACTCGCTATAAGGCAAGGTTAGGAGACGTCAGATGAGGCTACGTTGGGTTAGAGTAAATTGGATTAATGATGAGACTAGGTTAGATTGGATTAGGTTCAGTATGATTATGTTTGGCTAAGTTCGATTCCTAGATTAAGTTGgattgggttaggctaggtcggATTAGGCATGGTTgtgatgggttaggttaggctgtgttggattaggctaggctaggtcggATTAGACTAGGTTGTGTTcgattaggctaggctaggtcggATTAGGCTAGGTTATGTTCGATTAGGCTAGGTTGTGTTggattaggctaggctaggtcggATTTGGCTAGGCTGTGTTGGATTAGGCTAGGTTAAAACGAATTACGTTTATGTAGATGGGGTTAGGTTAGAGATCTCGATTTCCAGAAGTAACCCGAATTTAACGAACGATACGTCGTAAAATCTCGTGAACACGGTTCACTAAACCGGACTTAACGACCCACCCGAATTGGTCGTACGACCCCGCTGTGGGTTACAGAGGGAGCGCCGTTTTGATACCGTTGTTGCAAAACAGTTTTGCCTGCCGTTATACTGTTGAGGAAGTACTTGGGGAAGTATTTTGATAGAGATAATTCGTCCTGTTGCTGATGACTCTTTATCTTGTTCCGATTTTCTATCCACTTGGATTGGTTCGTTTAGCGTCGCTTCTTGCtggggtcggcgttcaatacccgatGGTGCTAGTGGGTTAGGTACCAGTGCTTGGCTTCGTTTACATATCCTAGCTGTTAGTCTATCTCATATCCCTCTAGACTCGCCTTGTTGTGTGAGCCTCCTCTCACTCTCCTTCCTTGGGCCTGAGATCCTTCCCTTATCCCCCTTTGGGCCTGAGAGTCCCCCATTATCCCCCTTTGATTTGAGATAAGGGgagactctccctctctccctccctctttcggCCCGGCGTAAGGCCCCATCGCGGGCCGCCAGCGAGTGGGTCTTCAGTTGCTACCTggcagtggtgagggagggtcgGCCGCTCCTCCGTTCCTGGggtaccacactacaatctcctcCCTCTCGCGCCTTATCCCCGTTAGCAAAGTGTTAGTTTGAACATATTGAACTTGCAGGACGGGCTCCCTGTGTGACGGGTGTTGGGGGaacaggagagagagtgagagacggtATGAGTGCTGACagtagcaagagagagagagagacaagtcaCCTGTTGAACACTGATCTTACAGGCTGTGTGTACTGGCTTCACGCAGATATAAATACTCTCGCGGTGGAAAATATTGATTTTCTGATACCATTGCCCTAGGAAATTGAGCCAAGGCTATACGCTAACTTGAAGTGTTTTGATTTTGACGTGTGAGTGTGTAGCCTTGTCGCCACTTAAGTGCTTGGTTAGTTGACTTTATAAAGGGACTTCGATACGGACTTGAGTGTAAGAGGCTGGCTTCATCTGTGGGTTACCTGAGTGATATGTTGACTTTGGTCAATCTTCCTACTTTAGCGCTTGCAATGCTGTTTATCATAGGCCTGTTCTTGTAGGCCTATGGTGAATTCAGCCGGTGACTAGGTTAGATGAGATGCGTCAGTTTACCTTGGATCTGCTTTGTCTTGGTAGACGGAGGTGGTTGGGCACTCAGAGTCATACCCATTAGGTCGTGGTTCCAGATGAAGACAATGCCCTCTGGGTCGTGCTAGGTCGTGGAAATAAAACTTGAAACGACCACACAACACTTCCTGGTCTTTATTTTAGTGTCGTATAATCATGCTGGGTCGTGACACCATATGGGGACGACCACACTGTGTAAACCATGTCACGTTATGACAAAGACGACACTGGAACGACCACTCCACCTACGACATACAAGGTCGTAAGCCCCAATACGGGCTGGAACGACCACTCCACCTAAGACATACAAGGTCGTAAGACCCAACACGGGCTGGAACGACCACTCCACCTACGACATACAAGGTCGTAAGCCCCAACATGGGCTGAAACGACCACTCCACCTACGACATACAAGGTCGTAAGACCCAACACGGGCTGGAACGACCACTCCACCTACGACATACAAGGTCGTAAGCCCCAACATGGGCTGGAACGACCACTCCACCTACGACATACAAGGTCGTAAGATCCAACACGGGCTGGAACGACTACACCCCCTACTACCCCCCCTATACCAGATCGTAAGagctccaccaccccccacccccaacccttcaCTTTACTTCCTAGGtagcctaaaaaaaaaaacacattgcaTTGCAACACAAGGTTCCATTCTGCTTAGTGTTGAAAGCAGCGAGGCGCCccaagagagagaaggggggaaataTATGTCCTGTAAACCTCTCGCTATCACTGTTATCTTCGGTGATAATTCTAGTCGATATCTGCAACGATGGACGAtgtggggagtgagggaggggggaggagatagGTAGGTAGTTTATGATAGTTCCTTCTCGCGTTCTAATAAGACTGATGAGTAGTTTTGATGGGGCTGTGGTGAGTAGTTTTGATGGGGCTGTGATGAATAGTTTTGATGGGACTGTGATGAATAGTTTTGATGGGGTTGTGATGAGTAGTTTTGATGGGGCTGTGATGAGTAGTTTTGATGGGACTGTGATGAATAGTTTTGATGGGGTTGTGATGAGTAGTTTTGATGGGACTGTGATGAGTAGTTTTGATGGGGCTGTGATGAGTAGTTTTGATGGGGCTGTGATGAGTAGTTTTGATGGAGATGTGATGAGTAGTTTTGATGGGGCTGTGATGAATAGCTTTGATGGGGCTGTGATGAATAGTTTTGATGGGGCTGTGATGAGTAGTTTTGATGGGGCTGTGATGAATAGTTTTGATGGGGCTGTGATGAGTAGTTTTGATGGGGCTGTGATGAGTAGTTTTGATGGGGCTGTGATGAATAGTTTTGATGGGGCTGTGATGAGTAGTTTTGATGGGGCTGTGATGAATAGTTCTGATGGGGCTGTGATGAGTAGTTTTGATGGGGCTGTGATGAATAGTTCTGATGGGGCTGTGATGAGTAGTTTTGATGGGGCTGTGATGAGTAGTTTTGATGGGGCTGTGATGAGTAGTTTTGATGGGGCTGTGATGAGTAGCTTTGATGGGGCTGTGATGAGTAGTTTTGATGGGGCTGTGATGAGTAGTTTTGATGGGGCTGTGATAAGTAGTTTTGATGGGGCTGTGATGAGTAGTTTTGATGGGGCTGTGATGAGTAGTTTTGATGGGGCTGTGATGAGTAGTTTTGATGGGGCTGTGATGAGTAGTTTTGATGGGACTGTGATGAATAGTTTTGATGGGGCTGTGATGAGTAGTTTTGATGGGGCTGTGATGAGTAGTTTTGATGGGACTGTGATGAATAGTTTTGATGGGGCTGTGATGAATAGCTTTGATGGAACTGTGATGAATAGGGCTTCAGATTCCATGAAATCTGAGACTCTCCGACCCTTGGTGCTGTTGGCCAGAACTCATCAAGCATTTGTTTATTcactgacgaaacctgtacatcttttgtcagTCTTGGTGAATATATAATATGCACTTATACAGGTTGTTAGGTCACcagcaccacaggtcaccacaggtcaccagTACCACAGGTCTCCAGTACCACAGGTCACCAGTACCACAGGTCACCAGTACCACAGGTCACCAGTACCACAGATCACCAGTACCACAGGTCACCAGTACCACAGGTCACCAGTACCACAGGTCACCAGtaccacaggtcaccacaggtcaccagCACCACAGGTCACCAGTACCACAGGTCACCAGTACCACAGGTCACCAGTACCACAGGTCACCAGTACCACAGGTCACCAGCACCACAGGTCACCAGtaccacaggtcaccacaggtcaccagtaccacaggtcaccacaggtcaccagtaccacaggtcaccacaggtcaccagTACCACAGGTCACCAGTACCACAGGTCACCATtaccacaggtcaccacaggtcaccagTACCACAGGTCACCATTACCACAGGTCACCAGTACCACAGGTCACCAGTACCACAGGTCACCAGTACCACAGGTCACCAGCACCACAGGTCACCAGCACCACAGGTCACCAGTACCACAGGTCACCAGTACCACAGGTCACCAGTACCACAGGTCACCAGTACCACAGGTCACCAGtaccacaggtcaccacaggtcaccagTACCACAGGTCACCAGTACCACAGGTCACCAGtaccacaggtcaccacaggtcaccagTACCACAGGTCACCAGTACCACAGGTCACCAGTACCACAGATCACCAGTACCACAGGTCACCAGTACCACAGGTCACCAGTACCACAGGTCACCAGTACCACAGGTCACCAGtaccacaggtcaccacaggtcaccagCACCACAGGTCACCAGTACCACAGGTCACCAGTACCACAGGTCACCAGTACCACAGGTCACCAGTACCACAGGTCACCAGtaccacaggtcaccacaggtcaccagTACCACAGGTCACCAGTACCACAGGTCACCATTACCACAGGTCACCAACACAACATAGAGGCTTCCTTCAAGACACCACTCAAGGCAGACTcacaaaatctttaaataactttattactaaaccacctcactccctAACGACCCGTCGCCGCTAACAACTTCGCTTCACACAAGACGGACAAGCGCCATTTTCCCTCCCTTTCTGAGTCTTATCGAAACACTTCATTTAAAATATTGgattaaaattaaccaattttAAAAAATAGTTTGATTTTTAGGCCTTATTGTCCCAATAAGCCTAATGTGAAAAGTTTCAAACATGCccgattttttttaattattttctggCAAGGAATAGGCCTAATGATTACTTATAAcgatgtaattacaattattattacctTATAGAGCTCCCTGGGGTTGTAGAGCTCTCTAGGGTTGTAGAGTTTCCTGGAGTTGTAGAGCTCCCTGGGGTTGTAGAGCTTCCTTAGGATATAGAGCTCCCTGGGGTTGtagagcttcctggggtggtagAGCTCCCTGGGGTTGTAGAGCTCCCTGGGGTTGTAGAGCTCTCTGGGGTTGTAGAGCTTCCTGGGGTTGTAGAGTTTCCTGGGGTTGTAGAGCTCTCTGGGGTTGTAGAGCTCCCTGGGGTTGTAGAGCTCCCTGTGGT
The DNA window shown above is from Procambarus clarkii isolate CNS0578487 chromosome 65, FALCON_Pclarkii_2.0, whole genome shotgun sequence and carries:
- the LOC138355017 gene encoding spermatogenesis-associated protein 31H1-like, coding for MELYNRRELYNPRELYNPRELYNPRELYNPRKLYNRMELYNPRELYNRRELYNRRELYNPNSIKAIHHSPIKTIHHSPIKTTHHSPIKTTHHSPIKTIHHSPIKTTHHSPIKTTHHSPIKTTHHSPIKTTHHSPIKTTYHSPIKTTHHSPIKTTHHSPIKATHHSPIKTTHHSPIKTTHHSPIKTTHHSPIRTIHHSPIKTTHHSPIRTIHHSPIKTTHHSPIKTIHHSPIKTTHHSPIKTTHHSPIKTIHHSPIKTTHHSPIKTIHHSPIKAIHHSPIKTTHHISIKTTHHSPIKTTHHSPIKTTHHSPIKTTHHNPIKTIHHSPIKTTHHSPIKTTHHNPIKTIHHSPIKTIHHSPIKTTHHSPIKTTHQSY